The Pangasianodon hypophthalmus isolate fPanHyp1 chromosome 14, fPanHyp1.pri, whole genome shotgun sequence nucleotide sequence ggcCTCACATCTCTTGCGTCTGACTCAAGAAATCAGTGTGGAAGAGAATAGTCACTGTGACACAGTTATTGTATGTTTGTTGTGGTTTATATTTTGCAGCTGGGGACATGAATTCGACTTTGCACATACAGGTACAAACATATATGGTGTCAAcctagcaacacacacacacacgtacgctgTTATCTATAATAGGAACATCTGCAAACCTTCACAATCATGCAGTTAActagtcagccaatcatatcacagcagcacaatgaataTAATCACGCAGgtcatacaggtcaagagcttctgctaatgttcacatcaaattaaaatggggaaaattgtgatctcagtgactgacTGTGGCATGTTCTTGGTGCCAGACGCACAATAGTGTCTAgagttttacacagaatggtgcaaaaaccaaagtaactcaagtaaccactctttacagccatggagAGCAGAGACCTCTGACATCACtgcatgtttttctgtttttcgcatgtttctgtgcaaactctagactgttgtgtgttaaaatcccaggagatcagtttctgaaatactcacaccagccTGTTTGGCCCCAGCAACCacaccacagtcaaagtcacaaaGACCACCATTTAATCAAGTCAGATGACCCTATTTGTAACTCAAGTGACTCCATGGGGGTCATGatccctagtttgggaacctcTGTATTAAACAGTTAACAAAAGTCATCCCCTTCTCCATAAtaatttacactttacactggATTCTTTATCAGTACCTTACATTGTGTTACTTATTAAAATCTTGTGGTGAATGTGGTCCAGTTGCTTCCTCTAGCCTTAAGTGCCCAATTTTTGACCttctatggggaaaaaaagctcagAAAAACCTTTGACAAAAAATGAGTGGCATAAAATTCTTTCActttgcaaatttttttttttgcaaatctcTGATTTGTACAAATATgttaataatcattaatgttTTGAATGGAGGCAGCCTCTGAAACCATTCTTCATGTGAGTTTATCActaacagttacaatttttacttAGGTTGTTCATTCTGTAGCTACtttgtatttaaaagaaaatgattcaatGCTGTCTTGGaacatggattaaaaaatattaaatagctCAAGCCAACATTTGGAGAAATGCAAGTATATGTTGCTATAAAGGCACTATCTTTCTAATGTTATGGAAAATATAAACTGGAAAATTTCAAAGCATTTTCTGTATTGTATAAGTGCTTTGACCATGACCAACAAACTTGTGGTGCTCTAGCCACTTGTCGTATTCCTAAAACAGTTGTTCATGTGTATTATCACTCAGCATGAAAGAAAATCACTCTAATCCATTATAAAACTATGACAATCACTGGAAGTACACTATACTGaaaaaggtttgtggacatgtgaccaatcacacccatatgtgcttgttccagatttagtcccccctttgctgttacaataacctccactcttctgggaaggctttccactagattttggaatgtggctgtggggatttgtacccattcagctacaacaagagcgttagtgaggttgggcactgatgttgggtgaggaggcctggagtgcagtcaGCATTCGAGTTCATCCCATCGATGTTGCGTTTCAGCGCTCTGGTTCATCCCAAAGGAGCATGTTTGGGCTTGGcaccttagttccagtgaagggcaaggcttaatactacagcatacaaagacatcctgtacattTGTGTGCTTTGAACTTTGTGACATCAGtatggggaagaaccacatatgggtgtgatggtcaggagtccacaaacctttggccatgtcGTGTAGTTCACCACTTTGACCACTTAATTTTGTTTACCAAATAATAATCTCTCTCACCTTCAGTagccgctttatcctggtcaggatcgtggtggatccagagtgtaacctgggaacactgggcgtgaggtgggaatacaccctggatagttTCGCAAGTCCATCGAAGGGCCCGGataataacatatatatatatatatatatatatatatatatatatatatatatatacggaGATGTTATACAGTTGACACTGTATTGTAGTTTTTAAACTAAATGGCCCTGAAATATTACTCATCCATTTTACTTAGAAAGATTGTGTAAATCCGCTATCAGATGCTGGAAATGTTACAAGTCACATGTTTAGACACACATCTTGAACAACCGGCGGAAAGCAGGTTTGAGCTTCCAGTTTGTGTTTGCTTTACAGTGTAGGTCAGGgctctttaactgtaaaataaatcctCAGTACTATATAATCaaactttaaataataacactcccattaattaaatgtgtactgtaatatttactGGAGTCATGGTGCTTTTTTATTCCTGAGCATGCAACTCacacagcacatttttattaaaaactattattaaaTTGAAATCCATTTAAATGGACTTGATTACTTATAaatatagattatttatttgctttcattcaattcaagtgaccagtgagATAGACTATTAGAAGTcagtaataaatacagtaacttTGATCATACTTGGTTcagggttgtgatttccatcactgtaacaaaatgacaaacaaacaaacaaacaaataaaaaccaaCCAGAGCTGGCTGTCTCTGCTTCGTTTGTCCTTCCGAATCGATTCTTCTGAATCATTTAAAACGAGTCAGCGTGAATGAATCACTCATCACTACCGAATCAAAATATTGACGGCGGCAGTGACGTAGCATCATCTGGAAAACATGAATTTACTCTCTTAAGCTGTTTCTTTGGATTTATCCGAACAGGTAACATTTCATTATCTTTCTATTCAACAAAAGTTTGTGTAATATGCTAGCTAAATATCCAGCAAGCTAACGGCACTCGCTAATGACAGATGACAAACAAACCCGAAGGTGtactttaatttattattattattattttttacatactcttaataacaacagtaataatactaataatttcCAACTACTCAAGAATAGCAGTAATGTTAATTGAACATTCAGTAGCACTGGAACAGGCATGGTGGTAGTTTCACTTTTATTATAGGTTTAGTCATTGAGCTAGCTtgcttgttagctagctagctagccaagaGTTAACGCTGTACATTAATTGTAGCAACGCGACATTActtgcatttgtattttttgttattattatttttggccAATACAGTAAGAGCTCTTTCTCTGAACACTTGCAGTCATTTTACGCTTATGTTTTGTTACCTGTGTTTGGAAACCAGGCCCAGCTACAGCACCCAGGCAGTTTGTTGAAGCATCTTCACAGCCAggccttgttgttgttgtgacaGGTGGACTTCTCTGTTTAATGCATCCcacttgtgtatatattttactcTGTCTAGatgatattttgtgtgtgtgtttaacaggaGCCTGCCTTTGCCATGACTCAGCCCGAGCACCTCAGCCCATCTATGATGGCCTTGTCTGAATTCATGGTGCAAAGAAAACTTCTCGGATTTGGTGTACTCCTGGCTTGGGTGGTCCTCTTCCATTTACTGGTCAATGTTTGGCTCCTCTGTGTGTTCACCAGCCTCTTAGTAGTTGTAGGTGGGTGGCTTGGCTCTCAGGCTCTCCTCGAGTCTGAAAGTGTCATCCACCTTGAGCGTTTCATCACGCTGGACGAGATCCGGTCTTCTCCAGACAGCGAGATGCATCTAGACCAAGAGATCCAGAACACAGTTTGTAAGATCATCCGAGACTTTGTCTCTTCATGGTATAACACAGTTTCCACAGAACGTGAGTTTGAGGATGAGATCCATAACTCCATGATTTCGATGGCAATGGAGCTTAAGCTTCGGGCAAAGAAAGTGGACAGGAAAGCTTTAACTCTGAGGATATTAGATCTTTGCGGATGCCATCTTCAGAGCTACACAAAAGCTAAAGAAATCATGGCTGAAAAAGTAGGCAGAGACCAAAGTGTGAGTCTCTGGCAGGCATACAGCAAGTCTTGCGTACCTCACCCAGCTCTTCAGAGTTCTGCCGTAGAAGTGAATTATGCACGTGCAATTGTGGATTTGCTTTTACATGTTCTTGTCCCTCCAACACAGCTTGAAACCAGAACAGGGAGATTTGTAGTGTGTGAGCTTATAACGTGCAATGTTCTTTTGCCTTTAATTGCGAAATTGTCTGATCCAGACTGGTTAAACATGGTGATTGTGGATGTGTTTACGAGGTCCAAAAATCCACAAACCAAACCAACTGAGTCAGAGAAAATGACATCTCTTCCAACGAtggttttaaatgaagaaaaatcacAGGATGTTGCAGTTCCATCTTCTCTAACCTTGAAGGTCAAGTCTGACACTCCCAGTGTGACTGACGCACCAACACCTGAACTGATAAGTTTAGACGTTATTGACTCTGCAGATCTTTACTGTCCACAGAACCAAGAGGATGAAGGACCAAGACAGTCATTTTCTTCAGAGCATCCAGGTTTCAGTTCAAAGGATTATTTGCGAATTGGGAAATCTAATCCCTTCTATCAAGAAACAGACTCTGATTTGGAGTCTCCTCTAAACGATTTCAAAAGGAGCTCCCTGGAATCACTGGTTCTGATAGGTACAGAAGAAGAAACATCAGAGCCGGTTACAGAATGTCCCACGCTTGCAGAAGGAATACTGGACACAAAAGACGAGTTCCATGTCTATTCTAATGCACCTAAGGTCGTGGTTTCGGAGATACAAGAACAACCTTCTGATAGCACTGATGAACTGTCTTCAAGCTTTTGTGCTCTTCCAGAACTTGAAAAGGGTACCACGAAAGCAGAAATCACTGGCGTGGAGACATCGGGGGTCGTGAACGCCAACGAGCTGACTCTGTCAGAACCTCTCCAAGCCTCCTCACCTTCAGCCGGATCCATGCCGCTCTCTCCATTCACATTCGAACCCCTCAGTAGTCCTGAAGGCCCTGTCGTTATTCAGAACCTTCGTATCACGGGCACCATCACAGCTAAGGAACATCGAGGCACGGGCTCTCATccctacacactctacactgtgaaggtgtgtgttcatttgattcagttatttaaaattttgcttTGATTGTAAGAAAAGTAGTTTATAAAAAGGCATCGTCTTGTGTAGTCTTCGTGAACTAATGGTTCCAATATTAGTTCAATGGATGGAATGTTAATAGATCTAGCAGTTTGTCATGTGCCCATAGTGTGTCAAATAGCCACAGCCGGAGACTAACAAagtacaatatatggccaaaagtatgtggacacctgagtacTGAACATCCCATGGGCAGTAATATTGAGTTTTTccctcttctgctgttgtaataacctccacttttctgggaaggctttccactagattttgtagcgtggctgtggggatttgtccattcagccgcAAGACCAcaagaggttgggcactgatgttgggtgaagaGACCTGGAGGGAAATTGATGTTCCCGTTCACCTCAAAAGTGAGGTgtaggtcagggctctgtgaaggccactcgagttcttccactccaaccttggcaaagcatgtcttcatggggctcgctttgtgcacaggggcgttgtcatgctggaacaggtttgggccttttagttccagtgaagggaaattgtaatgctacggcatacaaagacattctagacaattgtgtgcttccagctttgtggcaagagtttggggaagaaccacatatgggtgtgatgatcaggtgtccaccaACTTTTTGTCATATAGTCATGTTGGAGCTGTAAGTAATGCTCTCATTAATTTTGgctatgaacatttattatatCTCATTTCACTGTATGTTAGTGATTTaactaaaattaatattttacaaatacagcTGTGGTTTAAAAACTACACGTCCTACATACCTTCACTGTTCTGATTCTCAGTCTGAATGTTGAAAAAAGCTTAAAGACCCCGGATGAGTCATCAGTTTATGATTTGTATATGGATTTAGCAAAACTGGACAATAAGAACTATAGATCTTATAcctttacattaaaaataaatccagactttttatacatacaaatatatctttatatctaaCAGACTAATTCGGCTTCGAAACCAAATCTAACCACAAAACAATAGATCGTGTCagaaatgtattataattttCCATAAGGATTTTACTTCCGGCTCCAGCTGTGGGCTGTTAATGATTTACTCACTCtgctactgtatacagtataaatatacagtatgtatatagtataaaatctgtttgtttaatgttttttatgcCTGAATAAGAAGCGGTcttttctgtgtaatttgtCTTGGCAGTTTATATAATGCTGTTTATCTCACACAAACAACAAGGTGCACAAATTAACGTCACATTAACTTGGTTACAAAAGCTTACCAAAATACAGGGTGCCATGTATAAACAATACAGTTTACAGTAAACAGCAGTCTGTGTGTAATGTTCAAACAAATAACAGTAGTACCTGCACCTATTTCAAGTTCAGTCATGACTGGTGTTCAGAAAAGAGTGACcaggcaaaagagagagaggttgatCTTTTTATTAGCATAATGCAACTGCACGTCTTGCATTATCATGTCTTGTGATATAAACAGATTTCTTTGCCAATGCTTTGCAGTACGAAACAGCTGTGGACTCGGAGAATCCAGGCACGTTGCAGCCAGTAGCTTATCACATGGTCAATCGGCGCTATAGTGAATTCCTGAATCTGCAGACCCGGTTAGAGGAGAAACCTGAATTACGCAAAATTCTCAAACGTGAGTTCTAATGCATGGTAATACAGTTTTCAGGGGTGGACAACTCACTAGCACGGGTGTCTGCGACTAGCACATTTCATGTCCAGACTATTCGTTTTCTAATTTGTAACTGGCCaccataggaaaaaaaaaggatgatcaGGAAAGCACAAATATGTGGAAAcactgggagaaaaaaatgcaacgAAAAGGTCATATAACTCTCTGGCTATCACAACGTGCACAGTATGTTGCATCACAGTTTACcatatcaagagaaaataaagatgctagacAGACACAAACCATAATTTATTTGTGAGGAGAGAAATCCACAGCTCATTGCTGGAATGTTTGCCAACGACTTGGTGACTTTTTGCAGAATTCTCAAACACGATGTGCTATATTAACCTTTTATAAGGTGAGCATAAGGAAAAACTACACAGTTTTCCACTCTGTAGGAATTTATATACTCGTCTATATTGCTGCGCTTAATAGTCTGTGGTGAGCTCGTTATCTTATTAAGTTATCTATCGCTTTTTAAACTAGTCAGTTACGTTTCCGGGCAGCCAaaagcacactggagctttcacTTGCCTGGTGGGATTGCTAACAAGTTTATTGTTTGTCCACCCCTTGTTTTGAAGTttccttttattaaaattacattcGTGgactttttattgtattgtttgaaTTGTAGATGTTAAAGGACCTAAGAAAATCTTTCCTGACCTCCCTTTTGGAAAcatggacagtgacagagttgaGGCCAGAAAAAGTTTATTGGAAACGTTCCTTAAGGTGAGAGGTCACTGAAAATATG carries:
- the snx19b gene encoding sorting nexin-19 isoform X1 gives rise to the protein MTQPEHLSPSMMALSEFMVQRKLLGFGVLLAWVVLFHLLVNVWLLCVFTSLLVVVGGWLGSQALLESESVIHLERFITLDEIRSSPDSEMHLDQEIQNTVCKIIRDFVSSWYNTVSTEREFEDEIHNSMISMAMELKLRAKKVDRKALTLRILDLCGCHLQSYTKAKEIMAEKVGRDQSVSLWQAYSKSCVPHPALQSSAVEVNYARAIVDLLLHVLVPPTQLETRTGRFVVCELITCNVLLPLIAKLSDPDWLNMVIVDVFTRSKNPQTKPTESEKMTSLPTMVLNEEKSQDVAVPSSLTLKVKSDTPSVTDAPTPELISLDVIDSADLYCPQNQEDEGPRQSFSSEHPGFSSKDYLRIGKSNPFYQETDSDLESPLNDFKRSSLESLVLIGTEEETSEPVTECPTLAEGILDTKDEFHVYSNAPKVVVSEIQEQPSDSTDELSSSFCALPELEKGTTKAEITGVETSGVVNANELTLSEPLQASSPSAGSMPLSPFTFEPLSSPEGPVVIQNLRITGTITAKEHRGTGSHPYTLYTVKYETAVDSENPGTLQPVAYHMVNRRYSEFLNLQTRLEEKPELRKILKHVKGPKKIFPDLPFGNMDSDRVEARKSLLETFLKQLCAVPETANSEEMQEFLALNTDARIAFVKKPFIVSRIDKIVVNAIVDTLKTAFPRSEPQSPTDEVDAEPDGKLSSDRKSKSRMRFSSKIAPALNVSDMKPKVLYCFDEGRTVFSGLTMNSLESFILERERLVSKPPLRDADGERDVSLGAKLDTQPCACSKRKLQNVLQNEAGETVLADMALNVLCLLMKDQWSWLCTENIQRSIRLLFGTLIERWLEVGVANLTCMQYWVTYLRVLQQAVWPGGNLPAHPRPQRTQQQRDDTKQQSLQCLMNLLPDLVSDLLGSEKYKHSWQVVLESFQDSAINRHLVYCVWDVLLEFLIPELSDDNFQKMVLQSLSKNAEKLPP
- the snx19b gene encoding sorting nexin-19 isoform X2 codes for the protein MTQPEHLSPSMMALSEFMVQRKLLGFGVLLAWVVLFHLLVNVWLLCVFTSLLVVVGGWLGSQALLESESVIHLERFITLDEIRSSPDSEMHLDQEIQNTVCKIIRDFVSSWYNTVSTEREFEDEIHNSMISMAMELKLRAKKVDRKALTLRILDLCGCHLQSYTKAKEIMAEKVGRDQSVSLWQAYSKSCVPHPALQSSAVEVNYARAIVDLLLHVLVPPTQLETRTGRFVVCELITCNVLLPLIAKLSDPDWLNMVIVDVFTRSKNPQTKPTESEKMTSLPTMVLNEEKSQDVAVPSSLTLKVKSDTPSVTDAPTPELISLDVIDSADLYCPQNQEDEGPRQSFSSEHPGFSSKDYLRIGKSNPFYQETDSDLESPLNDFKRSSLESLVLIGTEEETSEPVTECPTLAEGILDTKDEFHVYSNAPKVVVSEIQEQPSDSTDELSSSFCALPELEKGTTKAEITGVETSGVVNANELTLSEPLQASSPSAGSMPLSPFTFEPLSSPEGPVVIQNLRITGTITAKEHRGTGSHPYTLYTVKYETAVDSENPGTLQPVAYHMVNRRYSEFLNLQTRLEEKPELRKILKHVKGPKKIFPDLPFGNMDSDRVEARKSLLETFLKQLCAVPETANSEEMQEFLALNTDARIAFVKKPFIVSRIDKIVVNAIVDTLKTAFPRSEPQSPTDEVDAEPDGKLSSDRKSKSRMRFSSKIAPALNVSDMKPKVLYCFDEGRTVFSGLTMNSLESFILERERLVSKPPLRDADGERDVSLGAKLDTQPCACSKRKLQNVLQNEGETVLADMALNVLCLLMKDQWSWLCTENIQRSIRLLFGTLIERWLEVGVANLTCMQYWVTYLRVLQQAVWPGGNLPAHPRPQRTQQQRDDTKQQSLQCLMNLLPDLVSDLLGSEKYKHSWQVVLESFQDSAINRHLVYCVWDVLLEFLIPELSDDNFQKMVLQSLSKNAEKLPP
- the snx19b gene encoding sorting nexin-19 isoform X3; translation: MTQPEHLSPSMMALSEFMVQRKLLGFGVLLAWVVLFHLLVNVWLLCVFTSLLVVVGGWLGSQALLESESVIHLERFITLDEIRSSPDSEMHLDQEIQNTVCKIIRDFVSSWYNTVSTEREFEDEIHNSMISMAMELKLRAKKVDRKALTLRILDLCGCHLQSYTKAKEIMAEKVGRDQSVSLWQAYSKSCVPHPALQSSAVEVNYARAIVDLLLHVLVPPTQLETRTGRFVVCELITCNVLLPLIAKLSDPDWLNMVIVDVFTRSKNPQTKPTESEKMTSLPTMVLNEEKSQDVAVPSSLTLKVKSDTPSVTDAPTPELISLDVIDSADLYCPQNQEDEGPRQSFSSEHPGFSSKDYLRIGKSNPFYQETDSDLESPLNDFKRSSLESLVLIGTEEETSEPVTECPTLAEGILDTKDEFHVYSNAPKVVVSEIQEQPSDSTDELSSSFCALPELEKGTTKAEITGVETSGVVNANELTLSEPLQASSPSAGSMPLSPFTFEPLSSPEGPVVIQNLRITGTITAKEHRGTGSHPYTLYTVKYETAVDSENPGTLQPVAYHMVNRRYSEFLNLQTRLEEKPELRKILKHVKGPKKIFPDLPFGNMDSDRVEARKSLLETFLKQLCAVPETANSEEMQEFLALNTDARIAFVKKPFIVSRIDKIVVNAIVDTLKTAFPRSEPQSPTDEVDAEPDGKLSSDRKSKSRMRFSSKIAPALNVSDMKPKVLYCFDEGRTVFSGLTMNSLESFILERERLVSKPPLRDADGERDVSLGAKLDTQPCACSKRKLQNVLQNEVY